The DNA region ggtcacatacctagtaagtgtctgaggccagatttgaactcaggttttcctgactccagaccaagaactctatccactgtgccatctagttgcctctaaGTCAGTACAGAATATACaattatatggtgcctactatatgccaggcaccattgaacacttcacaaatataatttcatctaATAACCCAGCAAgatgttttccccattttacaactaaggaaactgaggcaaacagagttaaatgatttgcttaggcTTAcatagttaagtgtctaaggtcagatttgaactcaggtcttcctgagtctagtcCTAACTCTCTTATCACAGCACCACCTCACTACCTCATACATGGCAGAGCCAAGAGGAAAACCCAGGTACTGGGACTCTAAATTCTGAATTATCCAGTTCTCACAGTGTATTTTTGCCCATTCTGTGACAGAAACAAAGAGGCAATGAACTggaagtcataggatcacaggtttagagctcaaaaggaccttagaagtatCTAATCTTTTGCCTTCATCACATTCCAGAGGAGGAGACTTGAAGCCCAGAGATGCAGTCACTTGTCCAGTCAATACCCTCAGTGCCCAGCAGAGGCTGGACTGAAGAGCCCAGTGCCTCTGATTCCACAGGGAGCATTCTCTGAACCAAGGCCTGTCCTATCAGACAAGTCACTTTGGGCAGTGGCTCTGCTGAGTCTAATGagattcctcatcagtaaaacagtTTGGAGCAAATCATTCCTGAGAACTATTTGAGCTCTAAAATTGATGGTGCTTTGTTTGCTCTTCCCCTCCTTATGGCAGAATGCTCTTGTTCCTGCTAACTACTGTTACTTAGCTTGGTATGGTGACTGACTGTTGGGCCTGAAGTtgagaagatccaagttcaaatcccacaacAGATACTTTATTAGCGaagtgaccctagtcaagtcattttcttaacctctcttggcctcagcttccctgtgtaagatgaggataatctATGACACCTCACAGGGTGTCATAGAGTCATTTCAGTCCAATTCTACTGTCTATGACCCCATTccgagttttcttggcaaagatactggagtggtttgctattttcttctccagttccttatacagatgaggaaactgaggcaaacagggttaagtgacttgcctacggtgacacagctagtaagtgtctgaggctggattagaattcagcccatcctgactccagacacagtgTTTTATCTTCTGCACTACCCAGCTGTCCCTCACAGGgtggtgaggatcagatgagttaaCATTATGTCCTCACTTCTCTCCTGGGTGCACTACTCTGGGGCTTCTGACTTTTTCCACCACTTTTCCACTAAGTCAAATACCTTCCCTCACACTCTTCCCACCCCTTTTccaccttatttttctcttttcttccctaattaagattgtaagctccttgaaggaaggacctatctttattcttatttatatccccatcacgtagcctggcacatagtagatgctttatgtttactgattaactgaatgtaagaaacatttaaaagaacTTTGGCAACCTTTGAAAGTACTACATGAATATTAAGTATGTGGCCATCCAAGATTCATTCCAACtcgaaaaaaaaatgtcattttactCAAAGGCCATACATCGGTGAtagaaaagatgcaaaaaaatcatgtttAATAGCAGCTTTCATTATATTATGGTTAAGTCAACTTGAAAAACACTTTTAACTGAAAGATGACTCCTGTCAGCTCTATGTCACTTTAGACCTATACATCTATTCCTACATTTAGATCAGAAACAGCTTTGAGAGTCACAGAACAAACCAATACATTGATTACCAATGGCTCCTGAAAATTGGCATATAACTTCTCAtgttttccttttcaaaggaCTGAAGTAATGTCAAAGCCACATCCAGACCTATTGATTTGCACTTCAATCTATATGTGGTAATGAGGTAGGGTATAAAATGTTGGATTCAATCCCAGAAACCATCTGTAGCCACTGACTGATTCCTCATCCTAGAACCAAAAACCAGAAATCTAACTTTCTTCTCCCCTGCTACAAAATTTAACACATTGAAGGAAATCAGCTCTCCCAAAGTTCATATACAGAAAATCAAGGTTTATTTAAAAAGGCAAAGCTTTATAcatacaattttaaaatgaaatttaaaaatttttgaattaaGCAATATTACAAGCTATTTATAACAGAGTAGTGTTTACATTTCACAAAGGTAAAAATATCAGAAGAAACTCAGATCACAGCTGGGATCCTGGATGAGTCAAGCGTTTGATCCCAAATGATTCAGGTCAGGTCCCATCGCTCTGTGAAGCACTCTTCCTTCAATCACATCATAGTTCAGGATAGCTGGCTGCTGTTGCTATTCCACAGTGGTTATTCTTGTCCCTGGCCATTAAAATGTACCCCCTTTCACCCCAACCTTTACTCCAGCTGAAACAAAAGTATTAAGTTTCAGAGCACCATTCAAAACCACGTTTTTACTTTAAGGGCACAAAGCATCCTGACACATAATGTGACTGAATTCAGAAAATGAGGTGGACCTTCCAGAAAGCAATGAAAATACTTGCTGCTGACAACTTTGTTGTCATGTAATTGATTGGTTGTggccaacttttcatgaccccatttttaggttttcatggcaaagatactggatgggtttgcccatttctttctctggctcaattaccagatgagaaaactgaggcaaacagggttaagtgacttgcccagggtgacacagctaggaagtgtctgagatcctatttgaacataggtcctcctgactccagggccagagctcccTATctcctgggccacctagctgccatattcCTGACAACCACTCACTCAACAATAAGCACGCTGAGGTTTTCTGAGTGAAGTGCTTTTCCCATAGCACTTTGTGAGTCAGTCTGAGAATAACTGTGTTAGAACAGTCCAACAAACTAAGCAACGGGAAATCTTTTGTACCATCAAGTCAGCTGTGATCATGGAAACTATGAGGAACCACTAAGGAAACCTCAATCTGCTTTGGATCCTAAAACCAGGGCCCCTTCCACCCATGAACATCCCTTCTCCATTTCACAGGATCCCAGGAACTccacccttcttcctcctttattctGAATGATATAACCAGACACTGTTAACTAGCAGGTCAGTGACATTTCAGGCAAGATGTTGGTTTACCTGTTCTTGACAATCCAGTATTTCTCTCCAGTTTCTTTAATGACACCGTAGCCCACAGCCAACACGCCATGATCTAGCTCTTCACTACTGCATTCTGGGTCGTAATAAACACCTAGCATATTCAAGTGAAATATGAACTTGAGAAGTACTAACTACTGAATCACAATAATATGGTTAAGTGCATGGTtacagaaataatgaagaacaaatgcCTACCAGACTGATAGAACTGGAAGGATGCATGTGCTGCGTTAATAGCAACAGAGATGGGACCCACAGTTGCCACAGCCTTTTTGAGAGCACTTTCGTCCCCAGATGAGATGTTCACATACCCAGTGACATTAGCAACAGCAGTTTCTGGCCGATACCGACAGTCACCctccttttaaaatgaaacagATAAAAGGTTTGGTTTACTATTATCAGTGGCATTACCCAGATGAATTTAAAATTGATGGTcatgaaaataataaatctatGGACAATGTTCTCCCGTCAATTTATCAGATGAACAGCTCAAGAAGAGAGCTGGATATGGGTGGGTAAAGGACTATTTGAAAGTCACACTGAAAGAAGGCAGCACAGTGTAAACCAGAGGGCTGGTAACATTCCTACACATCActcctaagtcaatatgcatcccCCATGGATTCTAATGTATGGTTCAATGGACCCCATTTCTACTTGGGTTTGATACCACTGGCATAAAACAACCAACTCATTAACAACTCTAAGAGCCTACTAGTTGTAGCATAGCCCAATGAGACTAAGGTTCGAATCTAGCTCtccacttacaagctatgtgatcaTGAGACTGAGGTGGAGAGGTTATCAGAAAAATCAGGATGATAGCTGCCCCAGACAGGGCtgtttgaggatcaaaggaaGTTAAGGGAATaacatgctttgtaaaccttcaggATTATCTAAATGTCAGCAGCTGTTACACAATATTAGATTCAATTGTCATTTAattctctgctcttaaggaggcACCTGGGGAGCTAGGGGTCAGGGAGACATCTGGGCAGGGTACAAAGGCCAGAATGGATTTAGGGTTAGggaacctgggttccaatccagaCCTTGCCACTTATTACTATGTTTGTGATCTTGAAAAAGttattgtaaaatgaagacgTCTGACCAAATGATCTATAAAATGTCTAAGACAACACAGATTACAACTTCCTAAGATCTCCTCTCAGTGGGTGATTGTACACATAGTGAAGGCAACTAATTTGAAGTGTTAATATATTTTGGATTCAGCTGGAGATTTTGTTTAGTTAGGAAAGTGGGGACTGAAGTCCTCAGTCTTTGCAGGCCTCCTCAACACCCATCCTGCAGACTGAGACTTTCCTTTCAAATATAGCTAAACCAAAATGATGTGGAATCCAATAACTATATTTACCATTCCTTCATAGGGATAGGATTCCTCTGTATCAATGCCTCCATTTTCCTTCACAtagtcaaaggcaagactcattaaaccACCTTCACAGCCGTAGTTGCTCTTAGAGCAGTCAACCAAATTTTGTGGACTAAGTGAAACAAGTTGGCCTGTCTTACGGAACCACTGGCCTTCCAGGGAACCAGCTGCACTAAATGCCCAGCAAGAACCACaatgaccctgaaaaagtcaaaAGGAAGCACTGATTAGTTTACGAGATAATCTTAGTCATCTTTATAAGACAGATCTAAATGGTTTTAAATATGGAGGGGAACTCAGGCACAGATCTGAGATGAAGTCCCATTATTTTTATAATCATAAGCTTCACCGAGTTTTATCTGAGTTGCCTATGGATTAAACCTAAGCGACTTTTAATACCTGATCTTTAACAGGAGTTACATAGCCTTTGTTTCTCCAGTCTACAGACTCAGGGATCTGTTCAAAGAGAGGTTCACGAAACAGAGTTCCTTTGGTCTTCCTTTGAAATCTGTTTTGTCTAAAGCCATTCATCACTTGTGTGAATTCCTCATTGGTCTAAAATAAGAGAAAGGTAGTTTATATTGAGTACATTGGGAGTAAAAGATAACTGACAACTCTATATTAACATCAGATTGTTATAACACACCCACCATATCTCCAAACTTGTTCATTTCCATCCGGAAACTATGTTTGCCAGCACTGTACTCTAGATTGTGCATTTCAATCATTCTCAAATTCTTCTCCCACATTGTTCTCctccaattttcttccttctggaaGCAAGTACAAAAATGTAAAGTTGAATAAGCTTCTGCTTATATTATTACACATTCCAGTGAAACTATCCTCAGACCAAATCCACTATTGATAACTCAGTTAACACCCAGTTGGGATGGGGACCACACGCAAATATTGCAGTCCCAGAAAAGTTTTCAAGTTGTGATACTACAGATATCTCTACACTCTGAACTTTTGTGGGAAAAGCAGCAATCCTGAGCAAATGAAGCTCTTGTCTTGATGACCTCTGGCTTCTAGGGAAAGGCCGTTTCATTAGTCCACCTGGGACATGTACTCAACACAGTTGGGGAAAAAAGTAGTTTAAAGTTTACCCCTCCATAGTTCCTTCCATGTTGGGACTTCCATTGTTCCCATTTGGCATCTAAAGTCTGGTCAAGTTGTGGAGCAGCAGCTGCTATCCCTAAGCACAGGGAAGCTAAACACAGGTAGAAATTCATGTTTCAAaccttgaggggaaaaaagaaagaaagagacataaAATCAAGCCAAACCAAAAATAtaagttctttttgttttgggAAATAAACATAATCTTCccagtggaaaaataaaattcatttcaccAAATATCCATACAATAAATAGTTATGTGCTAAGCATtatgtgtggggtggggtggagtaagGGTAAATATAAGAGACATAATGCTGATCTAGAGTTTTTCAGGGAGTTTAGACATagatacaaaaatatgaaaaccAGAGACAAGGCTCCATTAAGTGGCAGTATTAATAGTACAATAATTAAAACTGACAACCAGTTCAAAATTAgtaactgggtttttttttgtttgttttgggaggggagaaaggcagggcaattggggttaagtgacttgcccaaggtcacacagctagtaaacgtgtcgagtgtctaaggctgaatttgaactcaggtcctcctgattccagggctggtgctctactcatggtgccacctagctgccccagtaactGTTTTTAAAAGCTGAAATGTGCTCCTAAATTGTATGGCAGAAGTTCCCCAAATGGAAGCCAAGATCTGACCATAGTGGGTTagaaccaggtggcacagtggacaggtGCTagacctagggtcaggaagacctgagctgaaatcctgcctcaggcacttagtagcagCTGTGAAGCTACaggctaatcacttaacctcttgtagcctcagtttctttatctgtaaaatggggataataacagcacctacctcacagggttgctgtgaggataaaatgagaggataGCGCCTTCCTTCCAAAGTTCTCAACCTTGGTCTCATCTTcaactctccctcaccccacctaCCTAATGCCAAACCATTTGTCTCATTTGTCTTCACAGCAGCCTAGTTCAGGTCCTAACTAcctcttcagtgaacttttgcaatagccttctaactgatctccctgccccaagtcttcCTCCACTCCATCCTATCCTCACAGAGCAGCCCAAATGATTGCAAAGTGACCATTTGCTCTTAACATCTCCAGTATACTCCAGCGTTTCTAGTGCTCCTAGgatcatattatttcattttcatctgacACTTAAAAAAACTTCTATTTGTGTTTGTTAGCACAGTAGTACATGTAtcatttatagaaataaatgtacatatatattgggCAAGTGCTCACAAAGTTTTTTTCCTGATGGGGGCGGGGTATCCTAGTAAATGTCTGCAGATTACAGCtatgttgagggcagggactgtcttttgagtTTTTATaaccctagggcttagcacaatgcctggtacataatagtactaaatgaatgtttttcttAAAGCCACTCCAACATTTCTAAGCCTCTCCCTAAACCTAATCACCAAATATCCCTTCTTCAGGACTCAAGACAACTCCATTTCTCAGTACTATGACCAAGCAACATACTAGCCTTGAATAGAGCTAGATTTGACATAAAGGTTCAAtcctgacctctgacacttactaccatATGGGCATATATGGGCATGTCACTTCACctcagggactcagtttccctaaggtcccttccaggtctaaattcaTCATCCCATAGAGTCTAAAGGTAAGGCTTTACAGTCAGCTGCTgatggagggagtgggagaggaggaaagccttttctgccttttctaCAGCCCAGTGAGGTAGCCACCTCAAGATTTTCAGATCCTGTCAGCCTTAGATCTAAAGGCCCTGCAAGCCAAAATCCATCTTTTACAAATACAAAGGTAAAGAGGCTAGTCACACAAGCTCTGGGCATCCAAAAACCACTTCTTGCCTGCCTCTGTCCTAACAAGCTCTACCTCTCTAAGCTGGGAAAGGAGGTCAGGTGCAGGCGCCCATGGGAGCCAGGACCCCCAACAACACCAGCCAGGCAGACGGGACTTGGCTGGAGGCCAGGAGCCACCCCTCCCAGCACtatccccacctcccacctcccggCACCGGCTGTGGTGGGTTTGCAGGGGATGGTACAGGACTTTTGAAGTCGGATGTGAGgagctcttttcctcctcctaatCTGGACCAGAACCCTACACACAGACACAAGCAAGTATATTTACACTTTTcctaacccccacccccacttcaggGATATCTGCAGTGTTTGCAACCAGTGGAAATTCCAGAAGCTCCAGGTCATTGGGATTGAAGAaaccagggaagggagggagaagagtccAAGGTCAGATCCGGGAAGGAGGTCACAGTTTATCCCGGGGCTGGCCACTCGTCATCTCCAAATCCATCTAAAAGATGACCCTCCTCCACGCCCCCTCCTGCTACTCATCTCCTCTCCCACTAAGTGCGGGACAAAAGCACACCTCGGACTGCATAGGCAGCGGGCTCAGCTCCCTGCACTTCCGTAAGAGTAATGGAAATCAAAATCAAGGCAAACATTCCTTGAATGctttttaagatttgcagaggTCTTTACAAACGCTCCCCCATTTGAGCTTCCTAACACCCTTCCTGGGAAGGAGATGCTATGAATTGGTCCTGGCTTCACAGAGTCTCGGGGAAAGGTGACATCATTACATACTCAACCGTTCCCCTTCCCCCGGTTCAGGCAGAACCCACACACCTGGCCAAGCTGTGCTCACCCAGCCACATCTGCCAGCAGCAACAGCAAGAA from Trichosurus vulpecula isolate mTriVul1 chromosome 1, mTriVul1.pri, whole genome shotgun sequence includes:
- the LOC118853187 gene encoding cathepsin L1-like, translated to MNFYLCLASLCLGIAAAAPQLDQTLDAKWEQWKSQHGRNYGGKEENWRRTMWEKNLRMIEMHNLEYSAGKHSFRMEMNKFGDMTNEEFTQVMNGFRQNRFQRKTKGTLFREPLFEQIPESVDWRNKGYVTPVKDQGHCGSCWAFSAAGSLEGQWFRKTGQLVSLSPQNLVDCSKSNYGCEGGLMSLAFDYVKENGGIDTEESYPYEGMEGDCRYRPETAVANVTGYVNISSGDESALKKAVATVGPISVAINAAHASFQFYQSGVYYDPECSSEELDHGVLAVGYGVIKETGEKYWIVKNSWSKGWGERGYILMARDKNNHCGIATAASYPEL